The Desulfobaculum bizertense DSM 18034 genome includes a region encoding these proteins:
- the cbiM gene encoding cobalt transporter CbiM yields MHISEGVLSMPVLLGGAVLAAAGTAVGLKKIDYDQLMRIAILSAVAFVASFIHVPVGPTSAHLVLNGLLGLLLGWAAFPAFLVSLTLQAVLFQFGGLTTLGVNTFDMAAPAVMLGILCRPFLLRSSRSLSVAAFCCGAGAVLVSGLLTAGALALSGGEFLGVAKALFIAHVPIAIIEGVISGFAVSFLGRVKPEVLDGLS; encoded by the coding sequence ATGCATATTTCTGAAGGCGTGTTGTCTATGCCTGTGCTTTTGGGTGGGGCTGTGCTCGCTGCGGCAGGAACGGCTGTCGGGCTGAAGAAAATTGATTATGACCAGCTGATGCGCATTGCGATTTTGTCGGCAGTAGCGTTTGTCGCGTCGTTTATTCACGTCCCGGTGGGACCGACGAGCGCGCACCTTGTCTTGAATGGTCTGCTGGGCCTGCTGCTCGGCTGGGCTGCATTCCCCGCATTTCTCGTGTCACTCACCTTGCAGGCCGTGCTGTTCCAGTTCGGAGGGCTGACCACGCTTGGAGTGAACACGTTTGACATGGCCGCGCCTGCGGTGATGCTCGGAATTTTATGTCGTCCTTTTTTGCTGCGCTCTTCCCGTTCGCTCTCTGTGGCTGCATTTTGTTGTGGAGCCGGTGCAGTGCTGGTTTCTGGGCTACTTACAGCTGGAGCGCTGGCATTGTCTGGTGGTGAGTTTTTGGGCGTGGCTAAGGCACTTTTTATTGCGCATGTCCCCATTGCAATAATTGAAGGCGTTATTTCTGGCTTTGCGGTGTCATTCCTTGGACGGGTCAAGCCGGAAGTTTTGGATGGGCTTTCGTAA
- a CDS encoding AzlD family protein: MQMISTAEFVAILVAAAVTYGLRAGGLLLAGHLPQEGRLRRVMDALPGTIMVSLVAPSVAEAGLAGGLGAVLTALVAWKSKNVFLAMLAGMAVVALERNFMA; the protein is encoded by the coding sequence ATGCAGATGATTAGTACGGCAGAATTTGTGGCAATCCTTGTTGCTGCGGCGGTCACATACGGGCTGCGGGCCGGAGGCCTGCTCCTTGCGGGGCATCTCCCGCAGGAAGGACGCCTGCGCCGGGTTATGGATGCTCTCCCCGGAACGATTATGGTGTCGCTTGTTGCGCCTTCTGTTGCTGAGGCTGGTCTTGCTGGAGGTCTTGGTGCAGTGCTGACTGCGCTTGTGGCGTGGAAAAGCAAAAATGTGTTTTTGGCAATGCTGGCAGGAATGGCCGTTGTTGCTCTGGAACGAAATTTTATGGCGTAA
- a CDS encoding PAS domain S-box protein, giving the protein MMRCLFRVKENVQMLVSCLAVVLLVLMQVSSAESAVPLVDPPKNILLLYSSAPNPWTTEVFQGVRQELSDDRCNFFEEFMDAHWNSSPAYLHALKAVYAEKYLHTHFDAIIATENEALEFLLVNRDTLFPGVPVLFCGVEGYSPDMLGGRINFSGVTWDNEYERALQVARKLQPGARRVIVVADRSLSGRHALASFMTVAGRKHSDLQIELLQDVTAEQLALRLREAPPDSFVFLLSFWRDVSGRPVTLDMLSSFLQYSAVPVFDRMEWLVGRGAIGGLCVSGREQGKAVAALVHNVFEGAPVSAQSVAHHPAASYVFDLAGLEAFDISKDLLPKGSELLAPPEPVFELRHSLAVALGGGLSLAVFLTFWFAAANFRRAAVQRKLGKKQERFQQIIDETPAIICGVSPEGVTEFINPYGLKAIEYSKSEILGKDWWHTLYVGEKYTQVEKLFQDMGPEGVRGYEMALHTRSGAEKIISWTSMNILDSAGKIKEVIGYGDDVTARRQAEIALRQSEKRYHMLFDAAYDTLLVLHDGQIIECNQRAEEMFAAPREEILGRSPVDFSPRNQKEGASQREAERLIQEAVEGTSRVFYWRHMRANGEGFDAEVSLSSYELDDKQYVLAIVRDVTEARRLLEHGAQTEKMRSLTGLAAGMAHEINNPLGVIIQSVQNIERRLSPNLPANTRVASQIGMKLPVLQGYLDERGVLRMLEAIRQAGGRAASIVRGLLDFGKWESDNSVSCDVPLAVRNVVELIREDVELDELYGGKNVRFETDIDESQHCVPVSQSGFEQALQHLCRNAVQAMGELGKKQKIQPVLSLRSYVQDEVLVFEVEDSGPGVPEEDRKQIFEPFYTTAGSAGAERRTGLGLAVCYFILVQSFGGRLFVEDSTRGGAKFVIHLPLREGTVCPLNLAEESDA; this is encoded by the coding sequence ATGATGCGTTGTTTGTTCCGTGTGAAGGAAAATGTGCAGATGCTGGTGAGTTGCCTCGCTGTTGTTCTGCTTGTTCTTATGCAGGTCTCTTCGGCAGAAAGCGCAGTTCCTTTAGTCGATCCCCCTAAAAATATTCTCCTTCTTTACTCTTCTGCGCCCAATCCGTGGACCACGGAAGTTTTTCAGGGGGTGCGGCAGGAACTTTCTGATGACAGGTGCAACTTTTTTGAAGAATTCATGGACGCGCACTGGAATTCCAGCCCGGCATATCTTCATGCGCTGAAAGCCGTGTATGCCGAGAAATATCTTCATACGCATTTCGACGCCATCATTGCGACGGAAAATGAAGCTCTGGAATTTTTGCTTGTAAATCGGGACACACTGTTTCCGGGTGTGCCTGTGCTTTTTTGTGGTGTTGAGGGCTACAGCCCGGACATGCTGGGCGGGCGTATCAATTTTTCGGGTGTGACGTGGGACAATGAATATGAGCGGGCGCTTCAGGTTGCCCGAAAGCTCCAGCCCGGTGCACGTCGGGTTATTGTTGTTGCTGACCGGAGCCTGAGCGGACGCCATGCCTTGGCTTCTTTTATGACTGTCGCAGGTCGAAAGCATTCTGATTTGCAGATCGAGCTGCTTCAGGACGTGACCGCAGAGCAGCTTGCGCTTCGCCTGCGCGAAGCTCCCCCGGACAGCTTTGTGTTTTTGCTGTCGTTTTGGCGGGACGTTTCAGGGCGACCCGTAACCCTTGATATGCTGTCGAGCTTTTTGCAGTACAGTGCCGTCCCGGTGTTTGACCGTATGGAGTGGCTTGTGGGGCGTGGGGCTATTGGTGGCCTGTGCGTAAGTGGCAGAGAGCAGGGAAAGGCTGTTGCGGCCCTTGTTCATAATGTTTTTGAGGGGGCACCAGTCTCTGCTCAGAGCGTTGCCCATCATCCAGCAGCTTCGTACGTCTTTGATCTTGCCGGGCTTGAAGCTTTTGATATTTCCAAAGACCTTTTGCCAAAGGGGAGTGAGTTGCTTGCTCCGCCTGAGCCGGTTTTTGAACTCCGTCATTCTCTTGCGGTTGCCCTTGGTGGCGGACTGTCTCTTGCGGTGTTTTTGACCTTTTGGTTTGCCGCGGCAAATTTCCGTCGGGCCGCAGTGCAGCGCAAGCTTGGGAAGAAGCAGGAGCGGTTTCAGCAGATTATTGACGAGACGCCAGCGATTATTTGTGGCGTGTCTCCTGAGGGGGTGACGGAATTCATCAATCCGTATGGATTGAAGGCCATAGAATATAGCAAAAGTGAAATTTTGGGGAAAGACTGGTGGCACACCCTGTATGTTGGAGAAAAGTACACTCAGGTTGAAAAACTTTTTCAGGATATGGGACCAGAAGGCGTGCGTGGCTATGAAATGGCCCTGCATACTCGTTCGGGTGCGGAAAAAATTATTTCATGGACCTCGATGAACATTTTGGATTCTGCGGGGAAGATCAAGGAAGTTATTGGTTATGGTGACGATGTGACTGCACGGCGGCAGGCAGAAATCGCTTTGCGGCAAAGTGAGAAGCGCTATCACATGCTTTTTGATGCGGCGTATGACACGCTTCTTGTTCTCCATGATGGACAAATTATTGAGTGCAACCAGCGGGCCGAAGAGATGTTTGCTGCCCCCCGGGAAGAGATTCTTGGGCGTTCTCCCGTGGACTTCTCGCCCCGGAATCAAAAGGAAGGAGCGTCGCAGCGAGAGGCTGAGCGCCTGATTCAGGAGGCGGTCGAAGGAACGAGCCGAGTCTTTTACTGGCGGCACATGCGGGCGAATGGTGAAGGCTTTGACGCGGAGGTGTCGCTGTCGAGCTATGAGCTGGACGACAAGCAGTATGTGCTGGCCATTGTTCGAGACGTAACAGAAGCGCGTCGGCTTTTGGAGCACGGAGCGCAAACGGAAAAGATGCGTTCGCTGACCGGGCTTGCTGCTGGCATGGCGCACGAAATTAATAATCCGCTGGGTGTGATTATCCAAAGCGTACAAAATATTGAGCGGCGGCTTAGTCCCAATCTTCCTGCGAATACTCGTGTGGCTTCTCAGATAGGGATGAAGCTGCCTGTCTTGCAGGGCTATCTTGATGAGCGGGGCGTTTTGCGGATGCTCGAAGCCATTCGGCAGGCTGGCGGCCGGGCTGCGTCTATTGTGCGGGGCTTGCTGGATTTCGGAAAGTGGGAGTCAGACAACAGTGTGTCGTGTGATGTCCCGCTTGCTGTGCGGAATGTGGTCGAGCTGATACGGGAAGACGTTGAACTTGATGAGCTGTACGGCGGGAAAAATGTTCGTTTTGAAACTGACATTGACGAGTCGCAGCATTGTGTGCCGGTGAGTCAAAGCGGTTTTGAACAGGCGTTGCAGCATCTGTGCAGAAATGCGGTTCAGGCAATGGGTGAGCTGGGTAAGAAACAGAAAATTCAGCCTGTGCTGAGCCTGCGGAGTTATGTGCAGGATGAGGTGCTGGTTTTTGAGGTGGAGGACTCAGGGCCGGGGGTGCCGGAAGAAGATCGAAAGCAGATATTTGAACCGTTCTATACTACGGCAGGTTCAGCAGGAGCCGAACGCCGAACCGGACTTGGTCTTGCGGTCTGCTATTTTATTCTGGTCCAGAGCTTTGGCGGGAGGCTTTTTGTCGAAGACTCCACGCGGGGCGGGGCAAAGTTTGTGATTCATTTGCCTCTTCGGGAGGGCACAGTCTGCCCTTTGAATTTGGCAGAAGAGTCTGACGCATAA
- a CDS encoding tetratricopeptide repeat protein, whose protein sequence is MLNGPFDTPFQRIKRNIARATNYLNKQEYGKAINAALIAFAHVKDCSNVYGQQRIEMRFILKEFCDKFNTTPGILLILSKLKINAQPFLKYQKGKELQLAKRLYMLGTLLEKLEKNREKKKKMAVQQRKRLLIGKGQEYLNKGESPRGKAYLRRAAYEFRKEPAVVIDISKRLLKAKFYQEAAEIMEECRLHFPKESKLYRLIVYAYVSMHEFKKAEQVYLDALRQFGSHPMTLLNMSKLYLYWNKRDKAFEYARRALDAAPNLEEARRIMEKTA, encoded by the coding sequence ATGCTCAATGGACCTTTCGACACCCCATTTCAACGAATCAAGCGCAACATCGCCCGGGCTACGAATTATCTGAATAAACAGGAGTACGGTAAGGCCATTAATGCTGCGCTGATTGCCTTTGCGCATGTCAAAGACTGCTCCAATGTCTATGGCCAGCAGCGGATTGAAATGCGGTTTATCCTCAAAGAATTCTGCGACAAGTTTAATACGACGCCGGGCATTCTGCTTATTCTTTCGAAGCTTAAAATCAACGCTCAGCCTTTCCTGAAATACCAAAAAGGAAAGGAACTCCAGCTTGCAAAGCGCCTGTATATGCTGGGGACCCTTCTTGAGAAGCTCGAAAAAAACAGAGAAAAGAAAAAAAAGATGGCCGTGCAGCAGCGCAAACGCCTGCTCATTGGCAAGGGGCAAGAGTACCTGAACAAGGGAGAATCCCCGCGAGGCAAGGCCTATCTCCGACGGGCCGCCTACGAATTCCGCAAAGAACCTGCGGTGGTCATCGACATCAGCAAACGCCTGCTTAAGGCCAAATTTTATCAGGAAGCAGCAGAGATCATGGAGGAATGCCGCCTGCATTTCCCCAAGGAAAGCAAACTGTACAGGCTCATTGTTTATGCGTATGTGAGCATGCACGAATTCAAGAAGGCCGAGCAGGTCTACCTTGATGCGCTCCGACAGTTTGGCAGCCATCCCATGACGCTCCTCAACATGAGCAAACTCTATCTCTACTGGAACAAACGGGACAAAGCCTTTGAGTATGCCCGCCGGGCACTTGATGCCGCGCCAAACCTGGAAGAAGCGCGCCGGATTATGGAAAAAACAGCCTAA
- a CDS encoding response regulator produces MHVLLVEDECITRECARLSLQDHGYTVTAVPNGHEAVELAKKSPWNIDVVFMDLQMPIMDGREAAKQLKNIPAAQDTPIVAVSACDTCDSQNCTQNGFAYCLAKPYNVLDLLRKLKEVFPSTHS; encoded by the coding sequence ATGCATGTGCTTCTTGTCGAAGATGAGTGCATCACCAGAGAATGTGCTCGCCTGTCCCTTCAGGACCACGGATACACCGTGACCGCAGTTCCCAATGGCCACGAAGCAGTTGAACTCGCCAAAAAATCGCCGTGGAATATTGACGTTGTTTTCATGGACCTCCAAATGCCCATTATGGACGGACGAGAAGCAGCAAAGCAACTGAAAAACATCCCCGCAGCTCAGGACACCCCAATTGTTGCAGTTTCAGCCTGCGACACCTGCGACAGTCAAAACTGTACGCAAAACGGCTTTGCCTACTGCCTCGCAAAGCCGTATAATGTTCTCGACCTGTTACGAAAGCTCAAGGAAGTTTTTCCAAGTACCCACAGCTAA
- a CDS encoding AzlC family ABC transporter permease, whose translation MKNGFAQGVRATMPVSASVAAYGSVLGVLAVHKGMAWGTLLLMNGLVFAGSSQFVMVEMWNESMPFVEMGLAVLVINLRYLLAGASLEPILRNTPLLRRLFIIHFATDESWAVTMAADRLGKATPAYLLGAGLCVFGAWSLGTMAGTLCGSTVSNPERFALDFAFTAVFTALAISIWRGKDDDMLPWAVALVVSLLAARFLPGKWYIVIGALCGALMTLLSPVPEKEEKAKAVPAQDVEVCHADD comes from the coding sequence ATGAAAAATGGTTTTGCGCAAGGGGTACGTGCAACCATGCCCGTGTCTGCCAGTGTGGCGGCATACGGGAGTGTGCTCGGTGTGCTGGCTGTGCATAAAGGCATGGCCTGGGGAACACTGCTCTTGATGAACGGACTTGTTTTTGCAGGTTCGTCGCAGTTTGTGATGGTTGAAATGTGGAACGAGTCCATGCCCTTTGTCGAAATGGGGCTGGCTGTTCTGGTAATTAATTTGCGCTATCTGCTGGCGGGGGCTTCTTTGGAGCCAATACTTCGCAACACACCGCTTTTGAGACGGCTTTTCATCATCCATTTTGCAACCGACGAAAGCTGGGCCGTGACAATGGCCGCAGATCGTTTGGGCAAGGCGACGCCAGCGTATCTGCTTGGCGCTGGGCTGTGTGTTTTTGGGGCATGGAGCCTTGGCACTATGGCTGGCACACTGTGTGGTTCGACAGTTTCCAACCCGGAACGCTTTGCTCTTGATTTCGCATTTACTGCCGTTTTTACAGCACTTGCCATCAGCATCTGGCGAGGCAAGGATGATGACATGCTCCCGTGGGCTGTTGCTCTGGTTGTGTCCCTCCTTGCTGCCCGGTTTTTGCCGGGAAAATGGTACATCGTGATTGGCGCGCTCTGTGGTGCGCTGATGACGCTTTTGAGTCCTGTTCCAGAAAAAGAGGAAAAGGCAAAAGCCGTTCCTGCGCAGGATGTGGAGGTGTGCCATGCAGATGATTAG
- a CDS encoding ferredoxin, whose amino-acid sequence MAIIIDADACIGCETCVELCPDVFEMDGDGEKAIVTDPDSTAECVDEAIDTCPVEAISKG is encoded by the coding sequence ATGGCTATTATTATCGATGCCGACGCCTGCATTGGGTGTGAAACCTGTGTGGAACTGTGTCCAGATGTTTTCGAGATGGACGGCGACGGCGAAAAAGCTATCGTGACTGATCCGGACAGCACCGCCGAGTGTGTTGACGAAGCTATTGATACCTGCCCTGTGGAGGCGATTTCAAAAGGGTAG
- a CDS encoding AraC family transcriptional regulator produces MRQNDTQNLALMSTLPGFAEVRSLRAHFTSFAFEPHAHAEYVLGTVQDGVQRYSHRFGESYLQPGGLFTINPDEIHSGAPALQSGYAYRVVYVPQQTVLEAFADVPGADHPRYFLRPEAHDPELARRFSYAMSLFDEDYPENRLEAESHFVACLRDFFTRHAVPDDAEHVGANVRLAARLKCFLYEHAAEGVSLDELAQEAGLSKYHVLRTFKAATGIAPHAFLNQCRVGLARQALEKGHSLTEAALAAGFSDQSHLSRRFKALVGMSPGQYRRQLSR; encoded by the coding sequence ATGCGTCAAAATGATACACAAAACTTAGCTCTTATGAGCACACTTCCGGGCTTTGCCGAGGTCCGTTCTTTGCGCGCGCACTTCACGTCGTTTGCATTCGAGCCGCATGCTCATGCAGAGTACGTGCTGGGAACAGTGCAGGACGGTGTGCAGCGATATTCCCACAGGTTTGGGGAGTCCTATTTGCAGCCCGGTGGCTTGTTCACGATTAATCCTGACGAAATTCATTCGGGGGCACCAGCTTTGCAGTCCGGCTATGCCTACCGTGTCGTGTATGTTCCGCAGCAGACTGTGCTGGAAGCCTTTGCGGATGTTCCCGGCGCAGATCACCCCCGGTATTTTTTGCGTCCGGAAGCGCATGATCCTGAGCTGGCACGTCGATTTTCGTATGCAATGTCACTTTTTGATGAGGATTATCCAGAGAACAGGCTGGAGGCAGAGTCGCATTTTGTGGCCTGCCTGCGAGATTTTTTTACACGTCATGCTGTCCCTGATGATGCTGAGCATGTTGGAGCAAATGTGCGTCTGGCTGCGCGGCTCAAGTGCTTTTTGTATGAGCATGCGGCCGAAGGCGTGAGTCTTGATGAACTTGCGCAGGAAGCAGGTTTGTCCAAGTATCATGTGTTGCGGACCTTTAAGGCCGCGACGGGGATTGCCCCCCATGCCTTTTTGAACCAGTGCCGGGTTGGGCTTGCGCGTCAGGCGCTGGAGAAGGGGCACAGCCTGACAGAAGCAGCCCTTGCTGCCGGATTCTCGGATCAAAGTCATTTGTCCCGGCGTTTTAAGGCGCTTGTGGGTATGTCTCCCGGGCAGTATCGACGTCAGCTTTCACGCTGA
- a CDS encoding YibE/F family protein translates to MRALKRLLEFVLLFVVLAAVCASARLWLESDGQGRPVLETAGTVLSVDNGNILAAGGAGAVGVQMLSVVIVDGEWKGRQVRAINHLNGQLDMDEIYVPGDHILLAVQANDGCIVDAKAINMYRQNWELVLFGVFAAALILFSRFVGVKALLSFVGALGVLWCFYIPYLLSGVSPLLLSIGVLVLLSMVIIFTVSGITRQGVSAFLGTVCGLGVTLGLTLFFGSRLHLGGMTTPFSSLLLVQGGYGLNMQHIFYSAVLLGASGAAMDIAMDVSVSMGEIKAKRPDIGMRELIASGFNVGRMVIGTMATTLLLAYSGGYLTMLMVFVSQGTSFSRIANMKLVAAEIFRILIGSIGLVLVAPVTAVIAGLLLSAGHEVWMSRGWREALARRWPF, encoded by the coding sequence ATGCGAGCATTGAAAAGATTACTGGAATTTGTCCTTCTTTTTGTTGTCCTTGCCGCGGTGTGCGCTAGCGCCAGACTTTGGCTTGAAAGCGACGGGCAGGGGCGGCCTGTTTTGGAAACGGCGGGGACCGTTCTCTCTGTGGACAACGGAAATATTCTTGCCGCTGGTGGTGCAGGAGCTGTTGGCGTCCAGATGCTTTCCGTAGTGATTGTGGACGGGGAGTGGAAGGGCAGACAGGTTCGGGCGATAAATCATCTGAATGGGCAACTGGACATGGACGAGATTTATGTTCCGGGGGACCACATCCTTCTCGCTGTACAGGCAAATGACGGGTGCATTGTTGATGCGAAGGCTATCAATATGTACCGGCAGAACTGGGAGCTGGTTCTTTTTGGTGTCTTTGCCGCTGCTCTTATCCTTTTTTCCCGTTTTGTGGGTGTGAAAGCGCTGCTTTCTTTTGTCGGAGCACTTGGTGTGCTGTGGTGCTTTTATATTCCTTATCTCCTGAGCGGAGTCTCTCCACTGCTTCTTAGCATTGGGGTTTTGGTGCTTCTCTCTATGGTGATTATCTTTACTGTCTCGGGCATAACCCGTCAGGGCGTGTCAGCGTTTCTGGGAACGGTTTGTGGTCTTGGAGTGACCCTTGGGCTAACACTGTTCTTTGGTTCCCGCCTTCATTTGGGCGGGATGACGACGCCATTTTCTTCCCTGCTGCTGGTTCAGGGAGGCTATGGCCTGAATATGCAGCATATTTTTTATTCGGCTGTGTTGCTGGGGGCTTCTGGGGCGGCGATGGATATTGCTATGGATGTGAGCGTCTCTATGGGGGAGATCAAGGCGAAACGGCCTGATATTGGGATGCGTGAGCTTATTGCTTCCGGGTTCAACGTCGGGCGTATGGTCATTGGCACGATGGCAACGACGCTTTTGCTTGCCTATTCGGGGGGCTATTTGACCATGCTTATGGTCTTTGTCTCCCAGGGAACCAGCTTTTCCCGTATCGCCAACATGAAGCTGGTGGCCGCCGAGATCTTTCGGATACTGATTGGCAGCATTGGTCTTGTCTTGGTCGCTCCTGTGACGGCTGTCATTGCCGGGCTGCTTCTGAGTGCCGGGCATGAAGTCTGGATGTCTCGAGGGTGGCGCGAGGCGCTTGCGCGGCGCTGGCCTTTTTAA
- a CDS encoding alkaline phosphatase: MIFCRRAHNALSTMVLSFCLVLMASVAFAADAPKYVFYFIGDGMGPAQRQSAEYFYKMETKNPEAKLLMNSLGTSALVTTYSDSTLVTDSAAGGTALATGFKTTNGMISKLPDGRDIKTIAEAARDAGFAVGLATTTRITHATPASFSAHNMSRGNENEIAVDQLNSGFDYLAGGGFRHFVAKGNAEGLKSKRKDGRDLVAEFKAKGYTTFVGDSARDAFRAYQPKKGDKVLASLCYSAVGMEIDRRFSTEKVNAMPALSELTEKGIELLSAQEKPFFMMVEGGRIDYASHCNDAAGTIYETLSLDAALAKAYDFYKKHPKETLIVVAADHETGGMAMGISLDSKGYFLKLKELCKVKASVEDVLASVYPEMIKEYPDVKSRRKAYLAYVAENFGLSDLNPQELKKLETAMAVEDRNQTLSFEDKTTYGYAYTPTMIAVAHLVSERARIGWTSYVHTSSVIALSAEGCQAQQFAGFRDNTDLPRTMAKLMGVKLSSFDVDPSKALLGKTVGPDEKYSKLPYGKTQNVAGKN, from the coding sequence AATGCGCTCAGCACCATGGTGCTTTCTTTCTGCTTGGTCCTGATGGCTTCTGTTGCTTTTGCTGCAGATGCTCCCAAGTATGTTTTTTATTTCATTGGTGACGGTATGGGGCCTGCACAGCGCCAGTCCGCCGAATACTTTTATAAAATGGAGACCAAAAACCCGGAAGCAAAACTGCTTATGAATAGCCTTGGCACCTCTGCACTGGTGACCACCTATTCCGACAGCACGCTGGTCACTGACTCCGCCGCAGGTGGTACCGCCCTTGCTACGGGTTTCAAGACGACCAACGGCATGATTTCCAAGCTTCCTGATGGCAGGGACATTAAGACCATTGCTGAGGCCGCTCGTGATGCTGGCTTTGCTGTTGGTCTGGCGACGACCACCCGCATCACTCACGCAACACCTGCATCTTTTTCCGCTCATAACATGAGCCGTGGCAATGAGAACGAAATCGCCGTGGATCAGCTGAACTCTGGATTTGATTATCTGGCAGGCGGCGGCTTCCGTCACTTTGTGGCCAAGGGCAATGCCGAAGGTCTCAAGTCCAAGCGCAAAGACGGGCGTGATCTTGTGGCTGAGTTCAAGGCTAAAGGCTACACAACGTTTGTTGGTGATAGCGCTCGTGATGCGTTCCGTGCCTATCAGCCCAAAAAAGGTGACAAGGTTCTGGCTTCCCTGTGTTACAGCGCAGTGGGAATGGAAATTGACCGCCGTTTCAGCACAGAAAAAGTGAACGCTATGCCCGCACTGTCCGAGCTGACTGAAAAGGGCATTGAGCTTCTGTCTGCTCAGGAGAAGCCGTTTTTCATGATGGTTGAAGGTGGCCGCATTGACTACGCTTCACACTGTAATGATGCCGCAGGCACCATTTATGAAACGCTGTCTCTGGATGCTGCTCTGGCAAAAGCTTATGACTTCTACAAAAAGCATCCCAAGGAAACGCTGATCGTTGTCGCCGCAGACCACGAAACCGGTGGCATGGCTATGGGCATTAGCCTTGATTCCAAGGGCTACTTCCTGAAGCTGAAAGAACTTTGCAAGGTGAAAGCCTCTGTGGAAGACGTTCTGGCCTCTGTTTATCCTGAAATGATTAAGGAATACCCCGATGTGAAAAGCCGTCGCAAAGCCTATCTGGCGTACGTGGCTGAAAACTTTGGTCTGTCTGACCTTAATCCTCAGGAGCTGAAAAAGCTGGAGACAGCTATGGCTGTTGAAGATCGTAACCAGACCCTGAGTTTTGAGGACAAGACCACCTACGGGTATGCCTACACCCCCACCATGATTGCCGTGGCTCATCTGGTTTCTGAGCGCGCCCGTATTGGCTGGACCTCCTACGTCCATACCTCTTCGGTGATCGCGTTGTCCGCAGAAGGATGTCAGGCTCAGCAGTTTGCCGGGTTCCGGGATAACACCGACCTTCCCCGTACCATGGCAAAGCTCATGGGTGTGAAACTCTCTTCGTTTGATGTGGACCCCTCCAAGGCGCTTTTGGGCAAGACCGTTGGTCCCGATGAAAAATACTCTAAGCTCCCTTATGGCAAGACCCAGAACGTTGCCGGGAAGAATTAG
- a CDS encoding DUF3124 domain-containing protein translates to MPHKNAFLSSALFLVLSLFFCLVNSANLPLAHAGQRAQVSKGQKLYVPVYSHIYHGVKSRAIQLSTTLSIRNTDEVHPIILTRASYYNTEGKRIRDHVKEPVLIPPLGTHEIIVQLRDTKGGSGANFIVEWHSDKGVNVPVVEAVMIGTESSLGISFARPAQVLGDPDR, encoded by the coding sequence ATGCCACACAAAAACGCTTTTCTTTCCTCTGCACTGTTTCTTGTCCTGAGTCTCTTTTTCTGCCTCGTGAATTCTGCAAATCTTCCTTTGGCTCACGCAGGCCAGCGCGCTCAGGTCAGCAAAGGACAAAAACTCTATGTCCCTGTCTACTCACATATTTATCACGGGGTAAAGAGCCGGGCCATTCAGCTCAGCACGACCCTCAGCATTCGCAACACCGACGAAGTTCACCCCATCATTCTCACCAGGGCGAGCTATTACAATACAGAAGGGAAACGCATCCGTGACCATGTGAAAGAGCCTGTCCTCATTCCGCCACTTGGGACGCATGAAATCATTGTGCAGCTCAGGGATACCAAGGGTGGCTCTGGAGCAAATTTCATAGTAGAGTGGCATTCTGACAAGGGTGTTAACGTCCCGGTCGTCGAAGCGGTCATGATCGGAACCGAATCAAGTCTCGGTATTTCCTTTGCCCGCCCGGCGCAGGTTTTGGGTGATCCAGACAGGTAA